Proteins from a genomic interval of Oceanispirochaeta crateris:
- a CDS encoding DNA translocase FtsK, which translates to MNKHARILSTILAAMAGLLFLLTILAVFGVSAGGVAFLFNTFHLAAFYVPLYLAICALILYLPKGTEKLLLTLNLSLLPFLNVALLLHVLTGNQSIFISRYLITEVGVGLSVPFLLLLLLVECALIYKLVAFIFPEAPWFPAGSDLSLWFVKQKIALRQKFSKPSFKDPVRNEIFSEDPVEEDAEEGEGSFFIPDIPSPIPPVEVVDDSEIQSLISSVLKPEQSSKNAFHPNGSPQKPSEVKPFNPNKTLSIDDVVNPMYEDDSDLSPKGSSGSEELPLPEEDPGIDFLIDHEKNDKSENIQYGDEEQSEEEQSEEEEQSEVEESPEVDEGFEEEEDYEEQGYITDSYDDLEAWRDDPPLEDELPVSIEDKLSPAGESEKLGVLNPGLLPKHKRKKEYKVPVAGLLKEYPDDSFSEVDDFTRRQGRALEETLKEFRIEASVVGISRGPVITMFEIQPAPGVKVSSIVNLQDNLALRLAASRIRIVAPIPGKQAIGIEVPNKKRSIVSYSGLVSSGEFLDADFEIPVILGKDISGGNQVIDLTRTPHLLIAGSTGSGKSVCVNSLICSILYQRSPQEVKLIMVDPKIVELKLYNDIPHLLTQVITESKKAFQAVQWCLYEMERRYSLLDAMGVRDIKSYNKRIKERDIATTHLPYIVLVIDEFADLMATSGKELEAIVARLAAMSRAVGIHLVLATQRPSIDVITGLIKANFPSRIAFMVASKTDSRIIIDMMGAEKLLGKGDMLFTSAWDPFPSRVQGAFLSEDEVERVVSYVKTLGEPDYIDDEIFLDDDDYEGGSDSGPSSFSDPLYDKALDIVISAGKASASYLQRRLQIGYNRAARLVEEMEIRGIVGPQNGSKPREVVHIPDRPGKEMLNTDE; encoded by the coding sequence CTGAATGTGGCTCTTTTGCTGCATGTTTTGACCGGGAATCAATCCATATTTATATCCAGGTACCTTATTACAGAAGTCGGAGTGGGACTTTCTGTACCCTTCCTGCTGCTCCTGCTTTTGGTGGAATGTGCTCTTATTTATAAACTTGTGGCCTTCATTTTTCCAGAGGCCCCCTGGTTTCCTGCCGGATCTGATCTCTCTCTCTGGTTTGTTAAGCAGAAGATTGCACTTAGGCAGAAGTTTTCAAAGCCGTCATTTAAAGATCCTGTCCGGAATGAAATATTTTCAGAGGACCCTGTTGAAGAAGATGCTGAGGAAGGGGAAGGGTCTTTTTTCATTCCCGATATCCCCAGCCCCATTCCGCCGGTGGAAGTGGTCGATGACAGCGAAATCCAGTCCCTCATCTCTTCTGTTCTCAAGCCGGAACAGTCCAGCAAGAATGCCTTTCACCCCAATGGTTCTCCCCAGAAGCCTTCAGAGGTCAAACCCTTCAATCCCAATAAGACTTTGAGCATTGATGATGTGGTCAACCCCATGTATGAAGATGACAGTGATCTTTCGCCTAAAGGCAGCAGTGGCTCAGAGGAATTGCCTTTGCCCGAGGAGGACCCTGGAATCGATTTTTTGATAGATCATGAGAAGAATGACAAATCAGAAAACATTCAATACGGCGACGAGGAGCAATCTGAAGAAGAACAATCTGAAGAAGAAGAGCAATCCGAAGTAGAAGAGTCTCCTGAGGTTGATGAAGGTTTTGAGGAAGAAGAGGATTACGAAGAACAGGGATATATCACAGACAGCTATGATGACTTGGAGGCCTGGCGTGATGATCCTCCTCTTGAGGATGAACTCCCTGTTTCTATAGAGGATAAACTCTCTCCTGCTGGTGAAAGTGAAAAACTCGGCGTTCTCAATCCAGGATTGCTTCCTAAGCATAAGAGGAAAAAGGAATACAAGGTTCCTGTAGCTGGGTTGCTGAAAGAGTATCCTGATGACTCCTTTAGTGAGGTAGACGATTTCACCCGGAGGCAGGGACGTGCTCTGGAAGAGACATTGAAGGAATTCCGGATAGAGGCCAGTGTTGTGGGTATATCCCGGGGACCTGTGATTACCATGTTTGAGATCCAACCGGCTCCGGGAGTCAAGGTTTCCAGCATCGTCAATCTGCAGGATAATCTTGCGCTCCGTCTGGCTGCATCCCGTATCCGTATCGTAGCACCCATTCCTGGAAAGCAGGCCATCGGAATTGAAGTCCCTAACAAGAAACGCTCCATCGTCTCCTATAGCGGACTGGTTTCCTCTGGAGAGTTTTTAGATGCAGACTTCGAGATACCAGTTATTCTAGGGAAAGATATCAGTGGTGGGAATCAAGTCATTGATTTGACGAGAACACCCCATCTTCTAATTGCCGGTTCTACCGGGTCTGGTAAGTCGGTTTGCGTCAATTCTCTGATCTGCTCAATTCTTTACCAGAGATCCCCCCAGGAAGTAAAGCTCATCATGGTCGATCCCAAGATTGTTGAGCTGAAGTTATATAACGATATTCCCCACCTCCTGACCCAGGTTATCACAGAATCCAAGAAAGCCTTTCAGGCGGTTCAGTGGTGTCTCTACGAAATGGAGCGGCGGTATTCACTCCTGGATGCCATGGGTGTGCGTGATATTAAAAGCTATAATAAAAGGATCAAAGAACGGGACATTGCTACAACCCATTTGCCCTACATCGTCCTTGTTATCGATGAGTTTGCCGACCTGATGGCTACATCCGGGAAGGAGCTGGAGGCTATTGTCGCCCGTTTGGCCGCCATGTCCCGAGCGGTTGGTATCCACCTGGTTCTGGCGACACAGAGGCCGTCTATTGATGTCATTACTGGCTTAATCAAGGCGAACTTTCCCTCTAGAATTGCCTTTATGGTGGCCAGTAAGACCGACTCCCGCATCATCATTGATATGATGGGGGCAGAAAAGCTTCTGGGTAAGGGGGATATGCTTTTTACCTCCGCCTGGGATCCATTCCCCTCCCGTGTTCAGGGGGCCTTCCTGTCAGAGGATGAAGTGGAACGGGTTGTTTCTTACGTTAAAACTTTGGGAGAGCCGGATTATATTGATGATGAGATTTTTCTGGATGACGATGACTATGAGGGAGGCTCCGACTCCGGACCCAGTTCTTTTTCAGATCCCCTGTATGATAAGGCTCTGGATATCGTTATTTCTGCCGGAAAAGCCTCGGCTTCCTACCTTCAAAGGCGGTTGCAAATTGGATATAACAGGGCGGCCCGCCTCGTAGAAGAAATGGAAATTAGGGGCATTGTGGGACCTCAGAACGGGAGTAAGCCCCGGGAAGTCGTTCATATTCCCGATAGGCCCGGTAAGGAGATGTTAAACACGGATGAATGA
- a CDS encoding ion transporter, translating to MKIPILNPDSHSKIGWDILILILTIAITIIIPLIMVYHLPLSGFLLVFDILISLIFIADILIESHTAYSDQRELIRDKEKIMNRYMGMAFVTDLLAAFPFFMILSFFQNPLLLRIALLSNILRLLKLFRVKRTIGRIRNSKRLNPSFIRMSLLIFWILIAAHLISCAWMAIWEDPAALNPLNAESMYLRSFYWTVTTLTTIGYGDISPSTNLETIFVIIIELIGAGMYGFIIGNIANIIANIDIAKSQYQEKMEKVTTFLRYKNIPHDLKVKISDYYDYLWESRRGYDESSILQDLPKPLKTSVSLFLNRGIIQKVPIFKGANEEFIKEVILNLNPVVFTPGDYVVIKGEIGYEMYFISRGSVDVVSEDESIVYATLGAGSFFGEIALLLSAPRNATIKAKDYCDCYSLDKETFDQILVRFPEFAEKIREMAEKRRAETEEKQKKK from the coding sequence ATGAAGATTCCCATATTGAACCCCGATTCACACAGCAAGATCGGCTGGGATATACTTATCCTGATACTGACAATTGCCATTACGATCATAATCCCCCTCATCATGGTCTACCATCTTCCACTGTCTGGATTTCTACTTGTTTTTGATATTCTTATATCACTCATTTTTATAGCGGATATTCTGATAGAATCACATACTGCCTATTCTGATCAGCGAGAGTTGATCCGGGATAAAGAAAAGATAATGAACCGCTACATGGGGATGGCTTTTGTCACAGACCTGCTGGCGGCGTTTCCTTTTTTTATGATCCTTTCATTTTTTCAGAATCCTCTCCTGCTCCGGATAGCCCTCTTGAGTAATATTTTAAGACTCCTGAAACTCTTCAGGGTAAAAAGGACTATTGGACGAATCAGGAACAGCAAGCGACTGAATCCGAGTTTTATCAGGATGTCACTCCTTATTTTCTGGATACTCATCGCGGCTCATCTTATCTCATGCGCCTGGATGGCCATTTGGGAAGACCCTGCCGCCTTGAACCCCCTCAATGCAGAATCCATGTATCTCCGTTCCTTTTATTGGACCGTCACAACCCTGACAACCATCGGTTACGGAGATATTTCTCCCAGCACCAATCTGGAAACCATTTTTGTAATTATCATTGAACTCATCGGTGCCGGTATGTACGGTTTCATCATTGGTAACATTGCCAATATCATAGCCAATATTGACATTGCCAAGTCACAATATCAGGAGAAAATGGAGAAAGTCACAACCTTTTTAAGGTATAAGAACATTCCTCATGACCTGAAGGTAAAGATCAGTGACTACTATGATTACTTGTGGGAAAGCAGAAGGGGCTACGACGAATCTTCGATCCTCCAGGACCTTCCCAAACCTCTGAAGACCTCTGTATCCCTCTTTCTAAACAGAGGAATCATACAGAAGGTTCCCATTTTCAAGGGTGCCAACGAAGAGTTCATCAAGGAAGTCATTCTCAATTTAAATCCAGTGGTGTTTACCCCCGGTGACTATGTGGTCATCAAGGGTGAGATAGGTTATGAGATGTACTTTATCAGCCGGGGATCGGTGGATGTTGTCTCCGAAGACGAATCCATTGTTTATGCAACTTTGGGGGCCGGTTCTTTCTTTGGAGAGATTGCCCTTTTATTGAGCGCCCCCCGGAATGCCACGATCAAGGCTAAAGATTATTGCGACTGCTACTCTCTGGACAAAGAAACCTTCGATCAGATCCTAGTTCGTTTTCCCGAATTTGCCGAGAAAATACGGGAGATGGCAGAAAAACGTCGCGCAGAAACGGAAGAAAAACAAAAGAAAAAGTGA
- a CDS encoding NUDIX hydrolase codes for MKVMEKEIFDLVDENDIVIGSADREDFHGDPRMIHRVAHVLIFDSSGELYLQKRSIKKDVQPGKWDTSVGGHVNSGESYEEAAYRELKEELGIEGTVIEFLYRYLHKNDYESEFVSTYRCFWNGAIDIEKDEIDDGRFWSLKAISEADPRKFTPNFLDELERYEKLAGR; via the coding sequence ATGAAGGTAATGGAAAAAGAGATCTTTGATTTGGTGGATGAGAATGATATTGTCATCGGCAGCGCGGATAGAGAGGATTTTCATGGTGATCCTAGAATGATTCACAGGGTTGCACATGTTCTAATTTTTGACAGTTCTGGAGAGTTGTATCTTCAAAAAAGGAGTATCAAGAAAGACGTTCAGCCCGGCAAATGGGATACTTCTGTGGGAGGACATGTCAACAGTGGCGAATCCTATGAAGAAGCTGCTTACAGAGAGTTGAAGGAAGAGCTGGGAATCGAAGGTACTGTCATCGAGTTTCTCTACCGCTATCTTCATAAGAACGATTACGAATCGGAATTTGTCTCAACATACCGATGTTTCTGGAACGGTGCCATAGATATTGAAAAGGATGAAATTGATGACGGTCGCTTCTGGTCGCTGAAGGCCATCAGTGAAGCGGACCCCCGGAAATTTACGCCCAACTTTCTGGATGAGCTGGAACGATATGAAAAGCTAGCAGGAAGATAA
- a CDS encoding sodium ion-translocating decarboxylase subunit beta, which produces MTFGQTIVASFRELWLTTGIFGFLQEGGWGNLVMIAVGFILLYLAIKKEFEPLLLVPIGMGAILSNIPFAEIAAHTSFHGEFTEGALLLHGIAGGFIGMFYDMGVTSGLFPLLIFMGVGAMTDFGPLLANPKTLLLGASAQFGIFIALLGAVALGNYVPGITFNLYDAASIGIIGGADGPTAIFVASKLSPSLLGAIAVAAYSYMALVPIIQPPIMRALTTKEERQIKMEQLRHVTKTEKIIFPLTVLGACILLLPSATPLLGALMFGNLAKECGVTDRLSDTMQNALINIVTIMLGLAVGSKMQADQFLNLNTLGILALGLIAFCLGTSTGVMLAKLMNKVSKSQINPLIGAAGVSAVPMAARVANKVGLEENPNNYLLMHAMGPNVAGVIGSAVAAGVLLALVPVLG; this is translated from the coding sequence ATGACATTTGGACAGACAATAGTGGCTTCCTTTCGGGAGCTTTGGCTGACCACCGGTATCTTCGGCTTTTTGCAGGAAGGTGGCTGGGGTAATCTGGTCATGATAGCTGTAGGTTTTATCCTGCTCTATTTGGCCATCAAAAAAGAATTTGAACCACTTTTGCTCGTTCCTATCGGAATGGGAGCAATATTGAGCAATATTCCCTTTGCGGAAATTGCAGCACATACGAGTTTCCACGGAGAATTCACCGAAGGGGCCTTGCTTCTTCACGGAATAGCCGGTGGTTTTATTGGTATGTTTTACGACATGGGAGTCACCAGCGGCCTGTTTCCCCTCCTGATCTTTATGGGAGTGGGAGCCATGACAGACTTTGGTCCTCTACTGGCAAACCCCAAGACTCTGCTCTTGGGTGCCTCTGCTCAGTTTGGTATTTTCATTGCACTTCTGGGTGCAGTGGCCCTGGGTAACTACGTTCCCGGAATCACCTTCAATCTTTACGATGCAGCCTCCATTGGAATCATCGGGGGAGCGGATGGACCTACAGCAATATTTGTAGCCTCCAAACTTTCGCCAAGCCTGTTGGGAGCCATTGCGGTGGCGGCCTATTCCTATATGGCCTTGGTTCCCATTATTCAGCCTCCCATCATGAGAGCCCTGACAACCAAAGAAGAGCGTCAGATCAAAATGGAACAGCTCAGACATGTTACAAAGACAGAAAAGATAATTTTCCCTCTGACTGTCTTGGGAGCCTGTATTCTTCTTCTGCCATCAGCCACACCTCTCCTGGGAGCGCTGATGTTTGGAAACCTGGCAAAAGAGTGCGGTGTTACAGACAGACTTTCTGACACCATGCAGAATGCTCTGATCAACATTGTTACAATCATGCTGGGTCTGGCTGTTGGTTCAAAAATGCAGGCAGACCAATTCTTGAACCTGAATACATTGGGTATTCTAGCTCTTGGTTTGATAGCCTTCTGCTTAGGAACATCAACAGGAGTTATGTTGGCCAAATTAATGAACAAAGTTTCAAAAAGCCAGATCAATCCACTGATAGGAGCTGCCGGAGTTTCTGCAGTGCCTATGGCAGCCCGTGTTGCTAATAAGGTGGGTCTGGAAGAAAATCCCAACAACTACCTTCTCATGCATGCCATGGGACCAAATGTTGCTGGTGTAATTGGATCGGCAGTTGCAGCCGGTGTTCTATTGGCACTGGTTCCTGTACTCGGCTAA
- a CDS encoding biotin/lipoyl-containing protein — protein MKKRVKFMCTAFRDGFQSVYGARVLTKDFLPAVEAASKAGINHFEAGGGARFQAPFFYGNESAFDMMDEFRKAAGPDADLQTLARGVNVVGLSSQPRDIINLHAKMFKKHGMTTIRNFDALNDVNNLIYSGQCIHDAGLRHEVVVSMMALPPGVTGAHDKEFYIGVLKAILEAGIPYDSVCFKDASGTSTPKIVGETIKAARELLGPDMNIVFHSHETAGVSIQQYVTALEAGASQVDLSLAPVSGGTCQPDLMTMWHALRGTDFDLGIDPNEIMEVEDVFTECMADYFLPPEATMVNPIIPFSPLPGGALTANTQMLRDNGLMDKFPEITKAMGDVVMKGGYGTSVTPVSQFYFQQAFNNVMFGPYKKIADGYGKMVLGYFGKTPLAPDAEIVKICQEQLGLEPTTELVVDINDKNEKLGIEAAKKMLTDNGITDLSDENIFIAAACQDKGIMFLKGEAKVNIMKNAKKAASSGASSAEGYTVTVNGKSYGVKLDGDKAVVNGTSYDIAIADGIDASAAAPASSGASEAIKAPMPGLVLRIPVAVGDSVSEGDEVIVLEAMKMETPVSSPVSGTVKAISVKQGDQVTAGQTLIEIG, from the coding sequence ATGAAAAAACGCGTAAAATTTATGTGTACAGCCTTCCGTGACGGATTCCAGTCCGTATACGGGGCCCGTGTCCTTACCAAAGACTTCCTGCCTGCCGTCGAAGCAGCATCCAAAGCAGGTATCAATCATTTCGAAGCTGGTGGTGGTGCCCGTTTTCAAGCCCCCTTCTTCTATGGAAATGAAAGTGCCTTCGACATGATGGACGAATTCAGAAAAGCCGCTGGCCCTGATGCCGACCTTCAGACTCTTGCAAGAGGTGTCAATGTTGTCGGCCTGAGTTCACAGCCCAGAGACATCATCAACCTGCATGCCAAAATGTTTAAAAAACATGGTATGACCACCATCAGGAACTTTGATGCCCTCAATGACGTTAACAACCTGATCTATTCCGGACAGTGTATCCATGATGCGGGACTGCGACACGAAGTTGTTGTTTCCATGATGGCTCTTCCTCCTGGGGTAACTGGAGCACATGACAAAGAATTCTACATTGGTGTATTAAAAGCCATCCTGGAAGCGGGAATCCCCTATGACTCAGTCTGTTTCAAAGATGCCTCCGGTACATCTACACCTAAGATTGTTGGAGAAACCATCAAGGCAGCCAGAGAGCTCCTGGGACCCGATATGAATATCGTTTTCCATTCCCATGAAACAGCGGGAGTTTCCATCCAGCAGTACGTTACAGCTCTAGAAGCCGGTGCAAGCCAGGTAGACCTGTCTCTGGCTCCCGTATCCGGCGGTACATGCCAGCCAGACCTTATGACCATGTGGCATGCTCTCCGCGGTACTGATTTTGACCTTGGAATCGACCCTAATGAAATCATGGAAGTAGAAGATGTTTTTACCGAATGTATGGCCGATTACTTCCTACCCCCTGAAGCCACCATGGTAAACCCCATCATCCCCTTCTCTCCTCTCCCTGGTGGAGCTCTAACAGCCAATACCCAGATGTTGAGAGACAACGGCCTGATGGATAAATTCCCCGAAATCACCAAAGCCATGGGTGATGTTGTTATGAAGGGTGGTTACGGAACTTCTGTAACACCTGTTTCACAGTTCTACTTCCAGCAGGCTTTTAACAATGTCATGTTCGGTCCTTACAAAAAGATCGCCGATGGATACGGTAAAATGGTTCTCGGTTATTTTGGAAAAACACCTCTGGCTCCAGACGCAGAGATTGTAAAAATCTGTCAGGAACAGTTGGGACTCGAACCCACAACAGAACTCGTTGTCGACATCAACGATAAAAATGAAAAACTGGGAATTGAAGCAGCTAAAAAGATGCTCACAGATAACGGAATCACCGATCTTTCTGATGAAAACATCTTCATCGCCGCGGCCTGCCAGGACAAGGGTATTATGTTCCTCAAGGGTGAAGCGAAAGTCAACATCATGAAGAATGCAAAGAAAGCCGCCTCTTCCGGAGCATCCTCAGCTGAAGGTTATACAGTCACAGTCAATGGAAAATCCTACGGTGTTAAACTGGATGGTGATAAAGCTGTGGTCAATGGTACAAGCTATGACATCGCTATCGCAGACGGAATTGATGCTTCGGCAGCAGCTCCTGCATCCAGTGGTGCATCAGAGGCAATAAAAGCCCCCATGCCCGGCCTCGTTCTTAGAATTCCTGTTGCCGTCGGCGACAGTGTTTCAGAAGGGGACGAAGTCATTGTTCTGGAAGCCATGAAGATGGAGACTCCTGTTTCCTCTCCCGTTTCCGGTACGGTGAAAGCTATTTCTGTAAAACAGGGAGATCAGGTCACTGCCGGACAGACCCTGATTGAAATAGGCTAA
- a CDS encoding OadG family protein: MVNGLIVTIVGMSVVFLFLTLLVATTTFMSRLVLKFFPEQEKPAAPAVRKSSADAEIAIAIAAVKAHTQS; encoded by the coding sequence ATGGTAAATGGTCTAATTGTAACCATTGTTGGTATGTCCGTGGTGTTTCTGTTTCTGACTCTTCTGGTCGCAACAACAACTTTTATGTCCAGATTAGTCCTGAAGTTTTTCCCCGAGCAGGAAAAACCGGCTGCTCCCGCCGTCAGAAAATCATCCGCAGACGCTGAGATTGCAATAGCAATTGCAGCTGTCAAAGCTCACACACAATCCTAA
- a CDS encoding outer membrane beta-barrel protein — MTKKSRRRGLLFLCLIFTTIAPLAADESIKVHMVTNMGFDPLSRYQNISSGTGFSLGQEAYISLGDKLQIGAGGQYLLPREISGEGRLGWQPIYLAMKLFFPQKDLPFYLKGSAGYTFIQGDSSFMAGKTDLEGGLYYLLGAGVDLPFFYTDSVRFSLVLDMAYASFSGSVKQNGSDESIQYTTMNMSAGIGMRF, encoded by the coding sequence ATGACTAAAAAAAGCCGCAGGAGAGGGCTCCTGTTTCTATGCTTGATCTTTACAACCATTGCCCCTCTGGCCGCAGATGAGTCCATCAAAGTACATATGGTGACAAACATGGGGTTTGACCCTCTGAGCAGATATCAGAACATTTCTTCCGGAACGGGCTTTTCTCTGGGACAGGAGGCCTATATCAGCTTGGGCGATAAATTGCAGATCGGTGCAGGAGGACAATACCTTCTGCCCAGAGAGATTTCTGGAGAAGGTCGCCTGGGATGGCAGCCCATTTACCTGGCGATGAAGCTGTTTTTTCCACAGAAGGACCTTCCTTTCTATCTCAAAGGATCCGCCGGATATACTTTTATTCAGGGAGACAGTAGCTTTATGGCAGGGAAAACAGACTTAGAAGGGGGCTTGTACTACCTTCTGGGTGCCGGTGTAGACCTGCCGTTCTTTTACACGGACTCGGTCAGGTTCTCCCTTGTTCTTGACATGGCTTATGCCTCCTTCTCTGGATCGGTCAAACAAAACGGTTCTGACGAATCCATTCAATATACAACAATGAATATGTCTGCCGGTATTGGAATGCGCTTTTAA